From a region of the Mycobacterium intracellulare ATCC 13950 genome:
- a CDS encoding nuclear transport factor 2 family protein produces MTTAADELEAIRQLKARYCRFLDTKDLESWRGVFTADVVVTLDMAVSTAGADPQTAPPIEGVENFAPMVMGGLEGVATKHHCHTPEITLTSATTATGIWAMEDLLIFGDGRELYGAGHYHETYEKRDGRWQIKSLHLTRTILRMTGGDDGRR; encoded by the coding sequence ATGACGACAGCGGCTGACGAGCTGGAAGCCATCCGACAGCTCAAGGCGCGCTACTGCCGTTTCCTGGACACCAAAGACCTCGAGTCCTGGCGCGGAGTGTTCACCGCCGACGTCGTGGTGACGCTCGACATGGCGGTGTCCACCGCCGGTGCGGACCCCCAGACCGCGCCGCCGATCGAGGGCGTCGAGAACTTCGCACCGATGGTGATGGGCGGCCTCGAGGGCGTGGCCACCAAACATCACTGCCACACCCCCGAGATCACGCTCACCTCGGCCACCACCGCGACCGGCATCTGGGCGATGGAGGACCTGCTGATCTTCGGTGACGGCCGCGAGTTGTACGGCGCCGGGCACTACCACGAGACCTACGAGAAGCGGGACGGTCGTTGGCAGATCAAGTCCTTGCACCTGACGCGAACCATCTTGAGGATGACCGGCGGTGACGATGGCCGACGCTGA
- a CDS encoding cytochrome P450, whose protein sequence is MTVAELEFDPFSEDFFNGPYETYRRMREEAPVYYSERYDFYALSRHVDVAAAYKNFETYSSARGVDLAAVRSEEPMGHKSIIMMDPPEHRHMRGLVNKVFTPRAIEAMRPLVTGLVDRYLDATDPAGFDVVQDFSALFPVEVITTMLGVPEEDRQQIRLWLDTFLHREPGEVEMSEAGVQAATQMAIAYYQLVKERRAAPRDDMISALVAARVERENGELTALDNIEIAQFAVLLGGAGAETVTKLVANAVVLFARHPEQWQKLLDDRSKVPAAVEEVLRYESPNQYNVRCSREDVTLHGVTIPAGKPVFLLLGSANRDPDAWTKPEVFDIERDRTEAQNLGFGYGIHSCLGAALARMESSVALQKLLDHMPRYEVDWAGCRRVNMQNVAGWNNVPVRVLP, encoded by the coding sequence ATGACCGTCGCCGAACTGGAATTCGACCCGTTCTCGGAGGACTTCTTCAACGGGCCGTACGAAACCTACCGACGGATGCGTGAGGAAGCCCCGGTCTACTACAGCGAACGGTACGACTTCTACGCGCTGAGCCGCCACGTGGACGTCGCCGCGGCGTACAAGAACTTCGAGACGTACTCGTCGGCGCGCGGCGTGGACCTCGCGGCGGTGCGCTCCGAGGAACCGATGGGGCACAAGTCGATCATCATGATGGACCCGCCCGAGCACCGGCACATGCGCGGCCTGGTCAACAAGGTGTTCACGCCGCGCGCGATCGAAGCGATGCGCCCGCTGGTGACCGGACTGGTCGACCGCTATCTCGACGCCACCGACCCCGCGGGATTCGATGTCGTCCAGGATTTCTCGGCGTTGTTCCCCGTCGAGGTCATCACGACGATGCTCGGGGTGCCGGAAGAGGACCGCCAGCAGATCCGGCTGTGGCTCGACACGTTCCTGCACCGCGAGCCGGGCGAGGTCGAGATGTCGGAGGCCGGCGTGCAGGCCGCCACGCAGATGGCGATCGCCTACTACCAGTTGGTGAAGGAGCGCAGGGCCGCCCCGCGCGACGACATGATCAGCGCCCTGGTGGCGGCCCGCGTCGAGCGCGAGAACGGTGAGCTCACGGCCTTGGACAACATCGAAATCGCCCAGTTCGCCGTGCTATTGGGTGGGGCCGGCGCCGAGACGGTGACCAAGCTGGTGGCGAACGCGGTGGTGCTGTTTGCGCGCCATCCCGAGCAATGGCAGAAACTGCTCGACGACCGCAGCAAGGTCCCCGCGGCCGTCGAAGAGGTGCTGCGCTACGAATCCCCGAACCAGTACAACGTGCGCTGCTCGCGCGAAGACGTCACCCTGCACGGCGTCACCATCCCCGCCGGCAAGCCGGTGTTTTTGCTGCTGGGTTCGGCCAACCGTGATCCCGACGCGTGGACGAAGCCAGAGGTCTTCGACATCGAGCGTGACCGCACCGAGGCGCAGAACCTCGGATTCGGGTACGGGATCCACAGCTGCCTCGGGGCGGCGCTGGCACGCATGGAAAGCTCTGTCGCACTGCAGAAGCTGCTCGATCACATGCCCCGCTATGAGGTGGACTGGGCGGGCTGCCGTCGTGTCAACATGCAAAACGTCGCGGGCTGGAACAACGTCCCGGTGCGGGTATTGCCGTAG
- a CDS encoding cysteine hydrolase family protein — translation MTDPLAGLAAPEHTAIVTQECQGAVMGPDAGLAMLAEEARREALPNIARLLPAARAAGVRVVHCLVQRRPDGLGSNHNAKIFAMGGGNRVDITPGTPGAELLPELGPEPSDLVLRRWHGVGPMGGTDLDSVLRNLGVSTIVVVGVSLNIAIPNLVMDAVNAAYRVVLPRDAVAGIPADYGAAMIANTLSLLATVTSTDDLLQAWDKGAR, via the coding sequence ATGACGGACCCGCTGGCCGGACTGGCCGCACCCGAGCACACCGCGATCGTCACCCAGGAGTGCCAGGGCGCGGTGATGGGTCCCGATGCCGGTCTGGCCATGCTCGCCGAGGAGGCTCGCCGCGAGGCGCTGCCCAACATCGCGCGCCTGCTGCCCGCGGCCCGGGCGGCCGGGGTGCGCGTTGTGCATTGCCTGGTGCAACGGCGGCCCGACGGGCTCGGCTCCAATCACAACGCGAAGATCTTCGCGATGGGCGGCGGCAACCGGGTCGACATCACGCCCGGCACACCGGGTGCGGAGTTGCTGCCCGAATTAGGGCCGGAGCCTTCCGATTTGGTGTTGCGCCGCTGGCACGGCGTGGGCCCGATGGGCGGCACCGATCTGGACTCGGTGTTACGCAATCTCGGCGTATCCACCATTGTCGTGGTGGGCGTTTCGCTCAACATCGCGATTCCCAACCTCGTCATGGACGCGGTCAACGCCGCCTACCGGGTGGTCCTGCCCCGCGACGCGGTGGCCGGCATCCCCGCCGACTATGGTGCAGCGATGATCGCCAACACGCTGTCGCTGCTGGCCACCGTCACCAGCACCGACGATCTGCTGCAGGCCTGGGACAAGGGAGCCCGATGA
- a CDS encoding acyl-CoA synthetase: MSDTTTTFTVPAVAKAVAAAIPDRELIIHGDRRYTYAQVIDRSNRLAAYLHSQGLGCHTERDALAGHEVGQDLLGLYAYNGNEFVEALLGSFQARVAPFNVNFRYVKSELQYLLADSGATALLYHAAFSPRVAEILPDLPQLRVLIQIADDSGNDLLDGAIDYEAALASVSPEPPPVQHSADDLYVLYTGGTTGMPKGVLWRQHDIFMTSFGGRNLMTGEPSQSIDEIVERAAAGPGTKLMILPPLIHGAAQWSVMTAITTGQSVVFPTVVDHLDADDVVRTIEREKVAVVTVVGDAMARPLVAAIEKGIADVSSLAVVANGGALLTPYVKQRLIEVLPNAVVVDGVGSSETGAQMHHMSTSGAVATGTFNAGPDTFVAAEDLTAILEPGHEGMGWLAQRGYVPLGYKGDAAKTAKTFPVIDGVRYAVPGDRARHGADGSVELLGRDSVTINSGGEKIFVEEVETAIASHPAVADVVVAGRPSERWGQEVVAVVALAQGARAEADELVAHASNTLARYKLPKAIVFRPVIERSPSGKADYRWAREQAVSG; encoded by the coding sequence ATGTCCGACACCACAACAACATTCACGGTGCCTGCCGTCGCGAAGGCCGTCGCGGCGGCCATCCCCGACCGCGAGCTGATCATCCATGGGGATCGCCGGTACACCTACGCGCAGGTGATCGACCGCTCCAACCGGCTGGCCGCCTACCTGCACTCGCAGGGGCTGGGGTGTCACACCGAGCGCGACGCGCTGGCTGGCCACGAGGTGGGCCAAGACCTGCTCGGCCTCTACGCCTACAACGGGAACGAATTCGTCGAGGCGCTGCTGGGCAGCTTCCAGGCGCGGGTCGCCCCGTTCAACGTCAACTTCCGCTATGTGAAAAGCGAGCTGCAGTATCTGCTGGCGGACTCGGGGGCCACCGCGCTGCTCTACCACGCCGCGTTCTCACCGCGCGTCGCCGAGATCCTCCCCGACCTGCCACAGCTACGCGTGCTGATCCAGATCGCCGACGACTCGGGCAACGACTTGCTCGACGGCGCAATCGATTACGAGGCCGCCCTGGCATCCGTGTCCCCGGAACCGCCGCCGGTGCAGCACTCCGCCGACGACCTGTACGTCCTGTACACCGGAGGCACGACCGGCATGCCGAAGGGCGTGCTGTGGCGCCAGCACGACATCTTCATGACGTCCTTCGGCGGGCGCAACCTCATGACCGGCGAGCCGTCCCAGTCCATCGACGAGATCGTGGAGCGCGCGGCCGCGGGGCCGGGCACCAAGTTGATGATCCTGCCCCCGCTGATCCACGGTGCGGCCCAGTGGAGCGTGATGACCGCGATCACCACGGGCCAATCCGTCGTCTTCCCTACGGTCGTCGATCATTTGGACGCCGACGACGTGGTCCGCACCATCGAGCGGGAAAAGGTCGCGGTGGTGACGGTGGTCGGTGACGCGATGGCCCGCCCCCTGGTCGCCGCCATCGAGAAAGGGATCGCCGACGTGTCGTCGCTGGCGGTCGTCGCCAACGGCGGCGCCCTGTTGACCCCGTACGTCAAGCAGCGCTTGATCGAAGTGCTGCCGAACGCCGTCGTCGTCGACGGCGTCGGCTCGTCGGAGACCGGGGCGCAGATGCACCACATGTCGACCTCGGGGGCGGTCGCGACCGGCACGTTCAACGCCGGGCCGGACACGTTCGTGGCCGCCGAGGATCTGACGGCGATCCTGGAACCCGGGCACGAGGGGATGGGCTGGCTGGCCCAACGCGGTTACGTTCCGCTCGGCTACAAGGGCGATGCGGCCAAGACCGCCAAGACTTTTCCGGTGATCGACGGCGTTCGCTACGCCGTCCCCGGTGACCGCGCGCGCCACGGCGCCGACGGCTCCGTCGAACTGCTCGGCCGCGACTCGGTGACCATCAACTCCGGCGGCGAGAAGATCTTCGTCGAGGAGGTCGAAACGGCCATCGCGTCGCATCCCGCCGTGGCCGACGTGGTGGTCGCCGGGCGGCCGAGCGAACGGTGGGGCCAGGAGGTTGTCGCGGTCGTGGCGCTGGCCCAGGGCGCCCGCGCCGAGGCCGACGAGCTGGTGGCCCACGCCTCAAACACGTTGGCGCGCTACAAACTGCCCAAGGCGATCGTGTTCCGTCCGGTCATCGAGCGCAGCCCGTCGGGCAAGGCCGACTATCGGTGGGCGCGTGAGCAGGCGGTGAGTGGCTGA
- a CDS encoding PaaI family thioesterase: MTDTAPEVRGGFPDVKPVEDAPAELGPFVAALRRLQDLTVSTKPDPALWAAATAHLENACALLDGHQVPEIEAVAGRVLTLPGLAHPLLPPWMVTESGPDGVRMAGHFTASHIGGNRAVHGGMIPLFYDWLFGMVVSTAEIRPTRTAYLHVDYRNITPIDQPLSAQGRITKAEGRKVFIDATMTDADGTLLSEANGLMVRLLPHQP; encoded by the coding sequence ATGACCGATACCGCGCCGGAAGTTCGCGGCGGGTTCCCCGACGTCAAGCCCGTCGAGGACGCTCCCGCCGAGCTGGGCCCGTTCGTCGCCGCGCTGCGTCGCCTGCAGGACCTGACCGTGTCCACCAAGCCGGACCCCGCGCTGTGGGCCGCCGCGACGGCGCACCTGGAGAACGCCTGTGCGCTGCTGGACGGCCACCAGGTCCCGGAGATCGAGGCGGTGGCCGGCCGGGTGCTGACCCTGCCCGGGTTGGCCCATCCCCTCCTGCCGCCCTGGATGGTGACCGAGTCCGGCCCCGACGGTGTGAGGATGGCCGGGCATTTCACCGCCTCGCACATCGGCGGGAACCGGGCCGTGCACGGCGGCATGATCCCGCTGTTCTACGACTGGTTGTTCGGCATGGTGGTGTCCACCGCGGAGATCCGGCCGACGCGCACCGCCTACCTGCATGTCGACTACCGGAATATCACCCCGATCGACCAGCCGCTGAGCGCTCAGGGGCGCATCACCAAAGCCGAGGGCAGGAAAGTTTTCATTGACGCTACTATGACAGACGCGGACGGCACGTTGCTCAGCGAAGCCAACGGCCTGATGGTTCGCCTGCTACCCCACCAGCCGTGA
- a CDS encoding SRPBCC family protein, with protein sequence MSLLQKDETLTASTEVRASAEQVYAVVSDVTRIPEWSPETVRAQWLAPDRFRAWNRRRLGRWRTEAVVAEAAPGQRFSFVVQAMGGDWTQWTYLIEPGSTAGTSRLTEVVRMCVPLPWAAVAFERLFLFIRDRRKDLQANLELSVDRIRTIVEAGNP encoded by the coding sequence ATGTCATTGCTGCAGAAGGACGAGACGCTGACGGCATCGACCGAGGTGCGAGCCTCCGCGGAACAGGTGTACGCCGTCGTCTCCGACGTCACGCGGATCCCGGAGTGGAGCCCGGAGACCGTGCGTGCCCAGTGGCTGGCTCCGGACCGTTTTCGGGCCTGGAACCGAAGGCGGCTGGGGCGGTGGCGGACCGAAGCGGTCGTCGCCGAAGCCGCACCGGGACAACGGTTCTCGTTCGTCGTTCAGGCCATGGGCGGGGACTGGACGCAGTGGACATATCTCATCGAACCCGGCTCCACCGCCGGCACATCGCGCCTCACCGAAGTCGTCCGGATGTGTGTCCCATTGCCATGGGCCGCAGTGGCGTTCGAGCGCCTCTTCTTGTTCATCCGGGATCGTCGTAAAGATCTTCAAGCGAACCTCGAACTTTCGGTGGACCGGATCCGCACGATTGTCGAGGCAGGGAATCCATGA
- a CDS encoding Rieske 2Fe-2S domain-containing protein, which translates to MKVPFTWKVTGWFMVGWSPEFPVGEVRPLHYFGEDLVAYRDESGELHVLEAHCKHLGAHIGHGGKVVGDCVECPFHGWRWGPDGCNKYIPYQPDRPNRALHLKVYPVREQYDCVFIWHHPDGKEPQWEMPDIFRKFPQFETDPAAYYRAYPEFSRRAEREPVHPQIVAENAPDSAHFEYVHHATVTPRVLDWKIVDHEWQFIAGWPDANSDDPEDLALRFHSHLFGLGGAISVFEGAQNHRLIFTCTPVDDECSDLFYSIWWPRIPGDDSPVPEGKLREVIEKQFLSTVFDDLQIWRYQKYVERPPLSKVDAKGYMALRKWATQFYDVAPVGAPA; encoded by the coding sequence GTGAAAGTCCCCTTCACCTGGAAGGTCACCGGCTGGTTCATGGTCGGCTGGTCCCCGGAGTTTCCCGTCGGCGAGGTCCGGCCGCTGCACTATTTCGGCGAGGACCTGGTGGCCTACCGCGACGAGTCGGGCGAGCTGCACGTCCTGGAAGCGCACTGCAAACACCTCGGCGCCCACATCGGCCACGGCGGCAAGGTGGTCGGCGACTGCGTCGAGTGCCCCTTCCACGGCTGGCGCTGGGGCCCGGACGGCTGCAACAAATACATCCCCTATCAGCCGGACCGACCCAACCGCGCGCTACACCTGAAGGTGTATCCCGTCCGCGAGCAATACGACTGCGTGTTCATCTGGCACCACCCGGACGGCAAGGAACCGCAGTGGGAAATGCCGGACATCTTCAGGAAGTTCCCCCAATTCGAGACCGATCCGGCGGCCTACTACCGGGCATATCCGGAGTTTTCCCGGCGCGCGGAGCGCGAGCCGGTGCATCCGCAGATCGTGGCCGAGAACGCCCCCGACAGCGCCCATTTCGAGTACGTGCACCACGCCACGGTGACACCCCGAGTCCTCGACTGGAAGATCGTCGACCACGAGTGGCAGTTCATCGCCGGCTGGCCTGATGCGAACAGCGACGACCCCGAGGACCTCGCGTTGCGGTTCCACAGCCACCTGTTCGGCCTCGGCGGGGCGATCAGCGTTTTCGAGGGCGCGCAGAATCACCGGCTGATCTTCACGTGCACACCGGTCGACGACGAGTGTTCGGACCTGTTCTACTCGATCTGGTGGCCGCGGATCCCCGGCGATGACTCCCCCGTGCCGGAGGGCAAGCTCCGGGAGGTCATCGAGAAGCAGTTCTTGTCCACCGTGTTCGACGACCTGCAGATCTGGCGCTACCAAAAGTACGTAGAGCGTCCGCCGCTGTCCAAAGTCGATGCGAAAGGCTATATGGCACTGCGGAAGTGGGCGACGCAGTTCTATGACGTCGCGCCGGTGGGCGCCCCCGCATGA
- a CDS encoding cytochrome P450, translating to MESQLQDAVTGDKPGDYLRDPYPYFARKRSEGGVFHGTVMDYSKTPESLRPKRSFAAVSFDAVNKAFRDGRVFSSAMYDTTIGLFMGPTILAMEGKKHRDHRNLVSAAFKSKALARWEPTVVRPICNALIDEFIDSGRADLVRQFTFEFPTRVIATLLGLPADDLPMFHRRAVELISYAVKYERAFEASAALKDYFLEQIEARRAEPTEDIIGDLVTAEIDGEKLSDEAIYSFLRLLLPAGLETTYRSSGNLLFLLLTHPEQLAAVQADRTLIAPAIEEGLRFETPLTTAQRFTSEDTELEGVTIPARSVVDLCIGSANRDGHRWERPEEFDIFRAHVPHISFAAGEHTCLGLHLARMETRVALECLLDRVTNIKLLTDDDPHVHGQPFRSPTALPVTFDAK from the coding sequence GTGGAAAGTCAGCTTCAGGATGCCGTCACCGGCGACAAGCCGGGCGACTACCTGCGCGACCCGTACCCCTACTTCGCGCGGAAGCGCAGCGAGGGCGGCGTTTTCCACGGCACCGTCATGGACTACTCCAAGACCCCCGAGTCGCTGCGACCCAAGCGGTCCTTCGCGGCGGTGTCCTTCGACGCGGTGAACAAGGCGTTTCGTGACGGCCGGGTGTTCAGTTCGGCGATGTACGACACCACCATCGGCCTGTTCATGGGGCCGACCATCCTGGCGATGGAGGGCAAAAAACACCGCGACCACCGCAACCTGGTGTCCGCGGCGTTCAAGTCCAAGGCCCTGGCCCGCTGGGAACCCACCGTCGTCCGGCCGATCTGCAACGCCCTCATCGACGAGTTCATCGACTCCGGCCGGGCCGATCTGGTCCGCCAATTCACCTTCGAGTTTCCCACCCGGGTCATCGCCACCCTGTTGGGTCTGCCGGCAGACGACCTGCCCATGTTTCACCGACGCGCGGTCGAACTGATCAGCTACGCCGTCAAATACGAACGCGCCTTCGAAGCGTCGGCGGCGTTGAAGGACTACTTCCTCGAGCAGATCGAAGCGCGCAGGGCCGAGCCGACCGAGGACATCATCGGCGACCTGGTCACCGCCGAGATCGACGGCGAAAAGCTCAGCGACGAAGCCATCTACTCGTTCCTGCGCCTGCTGCTGCCCGCCGGGCTGGAAACCACCTATCGGTCCTCGGGCAACCTGCTGTTCCTGTTGCTCACCCACCCCGAGCAGCTCGCCGCGGTGCAGGCCGATCGCACCCTGATCGCACCGGCGATCGAGGAGGGCCTGCGCTTCGAGACGCCGTTGACCACGGCGCAGCGGTTCACCTCCGAAGACACCGAACTGGAAGGGGTCACGATCCCGGCCCGCTCGGTGGTCGACCTCTGCATCGGCTCGGCGAATCGCGACGGACACCGCTGGGAGCGCCCGGAAGAGTTCGACATCTTCCGTGCGCACGTGCCGCACATCTCGTTCGCCGCCGGGGAGCACACCTGCTTGGGTCTGCACCTCGCGCGCATGGAGACCCGGGTCGCGCTCGAATGCCTGCTGGATCGGGTGACCAACATCAAGCTGCTCACCGATGACGATCCGCATGTCCACGGTCAGCCGTTCCGTTCGCCGACCGCGCTTCCGGTTACGTTCGACGCGAAGTAG
- a CDS encoding SDR family NAD(P)-dependent oxidoreductase, which translates to MNYHGRIAVVTGAGSGIGRALTQALTRGGAHVAAADIDEKGLSETQAACPPGQVTPYRVDVADRDAVLGFAEDVHRQLGPASMLFNNAGVDLFASVADMSWKDFDWLIGINIGGVVNGTKAFLPQLVEAGSGQHPSRLVNLSSAFGLIAVPYQGAYSTAKFAVRGFTEALRQEMIIERHPVTVHCVHPGVVKTNFGANMRAAETEDPDQAAKLFARAAITSPEKAARLILRGAEKNRARILIGPDGRVMAAMPRLLGAHYAAVQAYAARVTNSRSGRAGA; encoded by the coding sequence ATGAACTATCACGGGCGCATCGCTGTCGTCACGGGCGCCGGCTCCGGCATCGGCCGCGCACTGACGCAGGCCCTCACTCGCGGCGGGGCGCATGTCGCGGCCGCCGACATCGACGAAAAGGGCCTCAGCGAGACGCAAGCAGCGTGCCCACCCGGCCAGGTCACGCCGTACCGGGTCGACGTGGCGGACCGGGACGCGGTGCTGGGCTTCGCCGAAGACGTGCACCGGCAACTCGGGCCCGCCTCGATGTTGTTCAACAACGCCGGAGTCGACCTGTTCGCGAGCGTGGCGGACATGTCGTGGAAAGATTTCGACTGGCTCATCGGCATCAACATCGGTGGGGTCGTCAACGGCACCAAGGCCTTCCTGCCGCAACTCGTCGAGGCCGGTTCCGGCCAGCACCCGTCGCGGTTGGTGAACCTGTCCAGTGCCTTCGGGTTGATCGCGGTGCCCTACCAAGGCGCCTACAGCACCGCGAAGTTCGCGGTGCGCGGTTTCACCGAGGCGCTGCGCCAAGAGATGATCATCGAACGTCACCCGGTGACCGTCCACTGCGTGCACCCCGGGGTGGTCAAAACCAACTTCGGGGCCAACATGCGCGCCGCCGAGACGGAGGACCCCGACCAGGCGGCCAAACTCTTTGCGCGCGCGGCAATCACCTCCCCCGAGAAGGCCGCCCGCCTCATTCTGCGTGGGGCCGAGAAGAACCGGGCGAGGATCCTCATCGGCCCTGACGGGCGCGTGATGGCGGCGATGCCCCGGCTGCTAGGCGCGCACTACGCCGCGGTGCAGGCCTATGCCGCGAGGGTGACGAATTCGCGTTCGGGGCGCGCCGGCGCCTGA
- a CDS encoding aldehyde dehydrogenase family protein: MLDRQRRSFVAEGPPTAAVRRNRIDRLMALLLDNSDAFIDAMAADYGTRSKAASLFTEIIGITSVVEHTRSHVAQWMRPAKLMPAARLCGLRAEVEPTPLGVVGVIGPWNFPVNLVVLPASAAFAAGNRVMIKMSEITAHTADLMAATAPKYFDPAELDVVTGGADVAAAFAALPFDHLFFTGSPSVGALVQRAAAQNLVPVTLELGGKNPVVVAPGADIARSAARIARARMVNGGQVCVCPDYVMVPDDHLDSFVDTARETLRGMFPTVIANADYCSSVNQANFDRVVRLIDDARAHGARVETIGPEGESLPDRASRKIAPTIVRGIDDRMRIADEEVFGPVLTVMGYSRLNEAIDYINGRPAPLVAYWYGPDDENFRSFVRNTRSGGVARNDFAAQMIPSAAPFGGVGRSGMGAYHGKAGFDTFSHYRTVVGNDLPFSITGTAAPPFGSSLRFYANTALRIARVRTHRRLKKVAK; this comes from the coding sequence ATGCTGGACCGGCAACGGCGCTCCTTTGTGGCCGAGGGGCCGCCCACCGCCGCGGTCCGGCGCAACCGTATCGATCGGCTGATGGCGCTGCTGCTGGACAACAGCGACGCGTTCATCGATGCCATGGCCGCCGACTACGGCACCCGGTCCAAGGCGGCCTCGTTGTTCACCGAGATCATCGGGATCACTTCTGTGGTCGAGCACACCAGATCCCATGTGGCGCAATGGATGCGTCCGGCCAAACTGATGCCCGCCGCGCGGCTGTGTGGCCTGCGGGCCGAAGTCGAGCCCACCCCGCTCGGCGTCGTCGGCGTGATCGGTCCGTGGAATTTCCCGGTCAACCTCGTGGTGCTGCCCGCGTCGGCGGCGTTCGCCGCCGGCAACCGGGTGATGATCAAGATGTCGGAGATCACCGCGCATACCGCGGATCTGATGGCGGCGACCGCGCCCAAGTACTTCGACCCGGCCGAGCTCGACGTGGTCACCGGTGGCGCCGACGTCGCGGCCGCCTTCGCGGCGTTGCCGTTCGATCATCTGTTCTTCACCGGCTCGCCGTCGGTGGGTGCGTTGGTCCAACGCGCGGCCGCCCAGAACCTCGTTCCGGTGACCCTGGAACTGGGCGGCAAGAACCCGGTGGTGGTTGCGCCGGGCGCCGACATTGCGCGATCGGCGGCGCGCATCGCGCGGGCCCGGATGGTCAACGGCGGACAGGTATGCGTCTGCCCCGATTACGTCATGGTGCCCGACGACCACCTCGACAGCTTCGTCGACACCGCCCGCGAAACGTTGCGCGGGATGTTCCCGACGGTGATCGCCAACGCCGACTACTGCTCCAGCGTCAACCAGGCCAATTTCGACCGAGTGGTACGACTGATCGACGACGCGCGGGCACACGGCGCCCGCGTGGAAACGATTGGCCCGGAGGGCGAGTCGCTGCCCGACCGCGCCAGCCGCAAAATTGCGCCCACCATTGTCCGCGGCATCGACGACCGGATGCGGATCGCCGACGAAGAGGTCTTCGGCCCGGTGCTGACCGTCATGGGCTACTCCCGTCTGAACGAGGCGATCGACTACATCAACGGGCGGCCGGCGCCGCTGGTGGCGTACTGGTACGGTCCCGACGACGAGAATTTCCGCAGCTTTGTCCGCAACACCCGCAGCGGCGGCGTCGCCCGCAACGACTTTGCGGCGCAGATGATCCCGTCCGCGGCGCCGTTCGGGGGAGTGGGGCGCAGCGGGATGGGCGCCTATCACGGCAAGGCCGGGTTCGACACCTTCAGCCACTACCGCACCGTGGTCGGCAATGACCTGCCGTTCAGCATCACCGGAACCGCGGCGCCGCCGTTCGGCAGTTCGTTGCGGTTCTACGCCAACACCGCCCTGCGAATCGCGCGGGTCCGCACGCACCGCCGCCTCAAGAAAGTTGCGAAATGA